Proteins from a genomic interval of Treponema brennaborense DSM 12168:
- a CDS encoding autotransporter: MKKALVVFLMLALVSSVFAAEPVADVKIAEFSGNASVQWGVNLDSGKTGFLNAYEVVFKLNLLNNGTKSTTGDGVWGELVLKTDGDTFIGWKNTSYGDTATKSGEGMTSDLKLKTFVDVAKIHLGPAYIGIKSGDTRTGSLKMDAAIRSADNDNAFIPVVSNEDNKTYNYLHDVGPKGFSQGIVAGFANDMFGIDVDLRSYEATTQYSNAYAFAAEAEFKGVENLSVKAGASYNFSDKYYNDDTSSVKTSLANVMGYSASAGYKLALNDTYYIRPQVGFTGTNSTQTVASVETKSNSMDMAFGVLFGWGEIGMDKNADVPFLDNDGAKKVSPGVSIHAAMPLAAKTGDTDYLKDGRAIVLRPAFFSGEIVKNLTVAALADIVLPVGYDNNPDPMFGMVFGVKYAIAVDAITVTPNFGVRFANKEYAAYAKAVVAENNESLITRDWYDGTTEKNAAINGSVDGIMNIKAGVDVAGLISNTTLSLIYESANLQNSKDYTGTANPVKLGTLNLKAKIAL, encoded by the coding sequence ATGAAAAAAGCACTTGTAGTGTTCCTTATGCTGGCGCTGGTTTCGTCCGTGTTTGCGGCGGAACCGGTAGCCGATGTAAAAATCGCCGAATTCAGCGGCAATGCGTCCGTACAGTGGGGTGTAAACCTCGATTCGGGAAAAACAGGTTTCCTGAATGCCTATGAAGTCGTGTTCAAGCTGAACCTGCTGAACAACGGCACCAAGTCTACGACCGGCGACGGCGTATGGGGTGAATTGGTATTGAAGACCGACGGTGACACGTTCATCGGTTGGAAAAACACCAGTTATGGTGATACGGCGACGAAATCAGGTGAAGGAATGACATCAGACCTTAAACTGAAGACGTTCGTCGACGTAGCCAAGATTCACCTCGGACCCGCGTATATCGGTATTAAATCCGGCGATACGCGGACCGGTTCGCTGAAAATGGATGCGGCAATCCGCTCGGCAGACAACGACAATGCGTTTATCCCCGTTGTGAGTAACGAAGACAATAAGACATATAACTACTTACACGATGTCGGACCTAAAGGCTTCTCTCAGGGTATCGTTGCCGGTTTTGCGAACGACATGTTCGGAATCGACGTTGACCTGCGCTCATACGAGGCTACCACACAGTATTCCAACGCATATGCGTTTGCAGCAGAAGCCGAATTCAAAGGCGTTGAAAACCTGAGCGTAAAAGCCGGTGCGTCTTATAACTTCAGTGATAAATACTATAATGATGATACATCTTCTGTTAAAACATCACTGGCAAACGTCATGGGCTACTCCGCCTCCGCAGGTTACAAACTGGCATTGAATGATACCTATTACATCCGTCCGCAGGTCGGTTTTACCGGTACTAATTCAACTCAAACAGTTGCTTCTGTTGAAACGAAATCAAACTCTATGGATATGGCATTCGGCGTACTGTTCGGCTGGGGCGAAATCGGTATGGACAAGAATGCTGATGTTCCGTTCCTTGACAACGACGGAGCTAAAAAAGTATCCCCGGGTGTTTCAATTCACGCTGCTATGCCGCTTGCTGCAAAAACCGGTGATACTGATTATCTGAAAGACGGACGCGCGATAGTTCTGCGGCCGGCGTTCTTCAGCGGTGAAATCGTTAAAAACCTGACTGTGGCTGCGTTAGCCGATATTGTACTGCCCGTCGGATACGATAACAATCCTGATCCTATGTTCGGTATGGTGTTCGGTGTGAAATATGCGATTGCCGTTGACGCAATAACCGTTACGCCGAATTTCGGTGTACGTTTTGCTAACAAAGAGTATGCGGCATATGCAAAAGCAGTTGTAGCGGAAAATAATGAATCGCTCATAACGAGAGATTGGTATGATGGTACTACGGAAAAAAATGCTGCTATCAACGGTTCTGTAGACGGTATTATGAACATCAAAGCCGGTGTTGACGTTGCAGGCCTTATCAGCAACACAACGCTGTCCCTGATCTATGAATCGGCAAACTTGCAGAATTCAAAAGATTATACGGGAACTGCTAATCCCGTAAAACTCGGAACTTTGAACCTCAAAGCTAAAATTGCACTGTAA